In one Molothrus aeneus isolate 106 chromosome 8, BPBGC_Maene_1.0, whole genome shotgun sequence genomic region, the following are encoded:
- the GOLGA7B gene encoding golgin subfamily A member 7B translates to MATEVHSLQELRRSASLATKVFVQRDYSDGTTCQFQTKFPPELESRIERQLFEETVKTLNGFYAEAEKIGGSSYLEGCLACATAYFIFLCMETHYEKVLKKISKYIQDQNEKIYAPRGLLLTDPLERGMRVIEISIYEDRCSSGSSSSGSSSSSSGGGGGGAGGR, encoded by the exons ATGGCCACGGAG GTGCACAGCCTACAGGAGCTGCGGCGCAGCGCGTCCCTGGCCACCAAGGTCTTTGTGCAGCGGGATTACAGTGACGGGACCACGTGCCAGTTCCAGACAAAGTTTCCCCCTGAGCTGGAGAGCCGG ATTGAGCGGCAACTTTTTGAGGAAACTGTGAAAACCCTAAATGGCTTCTACGCTGAGGCGGAGAAGATTGGGGGCAGCTCATACCTCGAGGGGTGCCTGGCCTGTGCCACTGCCTATTTCATCTTTCTCTGCATGGAGACACATTATGAGAAG GTCCTGAAGAAGATCTCCAAGTACATCCAGGACCAGAATGAGAAGATCTATGCGCCACGGGGGCTGCTGCTCACTGACCCCCTGGAACGTGGCATGAGGGTC ATCGAGATCTCCATCTACGAGGACCGGTGCAGCAGCGGCAGCTCCAGCAgcggcagctccagcagcagcagcgggggcGGTGGAGGCGGGGCAGGGGGCCGGTGA